Proteins from a genomic interval of Salmo salar chromosome ssa14, Ssal_v3.1, whole genome shotgun sequence:
- the LOC106569037 gene encoding deubiquitinating protein VCPIP1, translating into MSLLQGSKKKDKRILSGTCPDPKCQARLFFPAYGSISIECTECGQRHEQNNLLNVEEVTDPDVVLHNLLRNALLGVTGAPKKGTELVKVMGLSNYHCKLLSPILTRYGMDKQTGKAKLLREMNQGEMFDCSLLGDRAFLIEQEHVSTVGYGKDRSGSLIYLHDTLEEMKKANSNKECLIPVHVDGDGHCLVHAVSRALVGRELFWHALRENLKQHFKQNLDRYKALFQDFIDAAEWEDIINECDPLFIPPEGVPLGLRNIHIFGLANVLHRPIILLDSLSGMRSSGDYSASFLPGLVPEEQCKGKDGKFNKPICIAWSSSGRNHYIPLVGIKNTLLPKLPPRLLPKAWGVPQELIKKYIKLEQDGSCVIGGDRSLQDKYLMRLVNAMEEIFMEKHGIHPSLVADVHQYVYRRTGVIGVQPEEVTEAARKSVMENRLHRCLICNALSELHVLPEWLAPGGKLYNLAKSTHGKLRPDKNYSFPLNKVVCCYDPERDILIPDYKLSSLNTCNWCHGTSVRHIHGNGSVVYLDGDRTNTRSQGGKCGCGFKHYWEGKEYDNLPEAFPITLEWGGRVVRETVYWFQYEVNVDLNSNVYDVAMKLVTKHFPGEFGSELLVQKVVNTILHHTAKKNPDEYNPVSIDGAHAQRLTDVVETQQAVDTQPPTKIILTGQKSKTIHKEELTVSKAERSLQQSISEQALVTQKRRTDRLKQEQKGQGRPPSPSAAQEHSSSAPATPTKSSFSPTSSKEKKIRVTTSDGRQAMLTLQAQTTFSELQRSIANEFTMPPAQQCIRHGFPPKELFPPKDGAENEPVALQHGDRVTVEILRGPEDRKASAPSASSSYSSLHSLLSVKSDDPVTSSRMNTSRELQDNIDLEMSSLCLLATLMGEDVWSYAKKLPHLFHQGGVFYNIVKKDMGLMDGKHCTLPHLTGKTFVYNAAEERLELCVDAAGHFPVGPDVEDLVKEALVQLRSEAASRSREGSPSHSLLKLGSGGVVRKKEQLQSVNAFQGKGHSLGSAPGGSPPEHKPITRQHSSGVDLSASASKGPDLSDISEDATKELVRMAPGFVTMKDSRHLDPSMIEEQRKKLQEMVSSIQASMDRHLREQSNAGEGIGGPAERTSGAKMSASQSAPGAGVKEASSMDVSTAGAHGTSVEAGNKPDGKDTGSEELEEMDSQDAEHTNALEPMDHS; encoded by the exons ATGTCGTTGCTACAGGGCTCCAAGAAAAAGGACAAGCGTATTTTGTCCGGTACCTGCCCAGACCCGAAATGCCAGGCGAGGCTATTCTTCCCTGCTTACGGTTCGATTAGCATTGAATGCACAGAGTGTGGCCAACGCCACGAACAGAATAATCTTTTAAATGTGGAAGAAGTAACTGATCCAGACGTTGTGCTTCACAATTTGTTAAGAAATGCCCTACTCGGTGTCACTGGGGCACCGAAAAAGGGAACAGAGCTGGTGAAAGTGATGGGGCTTTCCAACTACCATTGCAAGCTCCTTTCTCCTATTCTCACAAGGTATGGAATGGATAAGCAGACGGGAAAAGCGAAACTGCTGCGGGAAATGAATCAAGGAGAAATGTTCGACTGTTCACTTCTAGGAGACAGGGCGTTTCTAATTGAACAGGAGCATGTATCTACGGTTGGCTATGGCAAGGACAGATCCGGGAGCCTGATATACCTTCACGACACTTTGGAGGAGATGAAGAAAGCGAACAGCAACAAAGAATGCCTCATTCCTGTTCATGTGGATGGAGATGGACATTGTCTTGTTCATGCGGTGTCCAGGGCCCTGGTAGGCAGAGAACTGTTCTGGCATGCGTTGAGAGAGAATTTGAAACAACATTTCAAACAAAACTTGGATCGCTACAAGGCACTCTTTCAGGATTTTATTGATGCAGCCGAATGGGAGGACATCATCAACGAATGTGACCCCCTGTTTATCCCACCGGAGGGTGTGCCACTGGGACTTCGAAACATTCACATATTCGGCTTGGCCAATGTGTTGCACCGCCCCATAATCTTGTTAGATTCACTGAGTGGAATGAGGAGCTCCGGGGATTACTCTGCAAGTTTTCTCCCAGGGCTTGTGCCGGAAGAGCAGTGCAAAGGAAAAGATGGGAAGTTTAACAAGCCTATATGCATCGCCTGGAGTAGCTCAGGGCGTAACCACTACATCCCTCTCGTCGGTATAAAGAACACCCTTCTCCCCAAGCTGCCACCGAGGCTTCTCCCCAAGGCATGGGGAGTGCCACAGGAGCTCATCAAGAAGTACATAAAGCTGGAACAAGATGGGAGCTGTGTCATCGGGGGAGACAGGAGCTTACAAGACAAGTATCTGATGAGACTGGTCAATGCCATGGAGGAAATCTTCATGGAGAAGCATGGCATCCACCCCTCCCTTGTGGCAGACGTGCATCAGTACGTTTACAGACGGACCGGTGTGATCGGCGTCCAACCCGAAGAGGTGACGGAGGCTGCCAGGAAGTCAGTCATGGAAAACCGGCTACATCGCTGTCTGATCTGCAATGCACTCTCTGAGCTTCATGTTCTACCAGAGTGGCTGGCTCCAGGTGGTAAGCTCTACAACCTGGCTAAATCCACCCATGGGAAGCTCAGACCTGACAAGAACTACAGCTTCCCGCTGAACAAGGTTGTCTGCTGTTACGACCCTGAGAGGGACATCCTCATCCCTGACTACAAGCTGAGCTCTTTGAACACCTGCAACTGGTGCCACGGCACCTCAGTGCGCCACATCCATGGCAACGGCTCTGTGGTGTATCTGGATGGAGACAGAACCAACACCCGCTCCCAGGGGGGCAAATGTGGCTGTGGCTTTAAGCACTACTGGGAGGGAAAGGAATACGACAATCTGCCAGAGGCTTTCCCCATCACTCTGGAGTGGGGTGGGCGGGTCGTGCGGGAGACTGTGTACTGGTTCCAGTATGAGGTTAATGTGGACCTGAACAGCAACGTGTATGATGTCGCCATGAAACTGGTCACCAAGCATTTCCCTGGGGAGTTTGGCAGTGAGCTCCTAGTGCAGAAAGTGGTGAACACCATTTTACATCACACCGCCAAGAAGAATCCAGATGAGTATAACCCAGTCTCCATTGACGGGGCGCATGCTCAGAGGCTCACAGACGTGGTGGAAACCCAGCAGGCTGTTGACACACAGCCACCGACTAAGATCATACTAACTGGGCAGAAATCAAAGACCATTCACAAAGAGGAGCTTACAGTGAGTAAGGCAGAGCGGAGCCTTCAGCAGAGCATCAGCGAACAGGCCCTAGTGACCCAGAAGAGGAGGACGGATCGACTGAAGCAGGAGCAGAAGGGACAGGGCAGGCCACCCTCCCCAAGTGCTGCTCAGGAACATTCCTCCTCCGCCCCAGCCACGCCCACTAAATCCTCCTTCTCCCCCACTTCCAGTAAGGAGAAGAAGATCCGTGTCACCACTAGCGACGGGCGGCAGGCCATGCTCACTCTACAGGCTCAGACCACCTTCTCTGAGCTCCAGAGGAGCATTGCTAATGAGTTCACCATGCCTCCAGCCCAGCAATGTATCCGACATGGATTCCCACCCAAAGAACTTTTCCCTCCCAAGGATGGAGCAGAGAATGAGCCGGTGGCTCTCCAACACGGGGACAGGGTGACTGTGGAGATCCTGAGAGGTCCAGAGGACCGCAAGGCATCCGCCCCAAGTGCTTCCAGTTCCTATTCATCCCTGCATTCCCTCCTCTCTGTGAAGAGTGATGATCCAGTGACTTCCAGCAGAATGAATACTAGCAGAGAGCTGCAGGACAACATTGACCTTGAGatgtcctccctctgtctcctagcAACCTTAATGG GAGAAGATGTCTGGTCATATGCAAAAAAACTGCCTCACTTATTCCACCAAGGTGGAGTTTTCTACAACATTGTGAAGAAAGATATGG GCCTGATGGATGGCAAGCACTGCACCCTCCCACACCTGACTGGGAAGACGTTTGTTTACAACGCAGCAGAGGAGCGTCTGGAGCTGTGTGTGGATGCAGCGGGACACTTCCCCGTGGGCCCTGACGTGGAGGACCTCGTCAAGGAGGCCCTGGTGCAGCTCCGCTCTGAGGCTGCCTCCAGGAGTCGGGAGGGAAGCCCCTCTCACAGCCTGCTGAAGCTCGGGAGTGGAGGTGTGGTGCGCAAGAAGGAGCAGCTCCAGAGTGTCAACGCCTTCCAGGGTAAGGGCCACTCCCTGGGCAGCGCCCCAGGCGGCTCTCCCCCTGAACACAAGCCCATCACCAGGCAGCACAGCAGTGGGGTGGACCTGAGCGCCAGTGCCTCCAAGGGACCTGACCTCTCTGACATCTCAGAGGACGCGACCAAGGAGTTGGTGCGCATGGCTCCCGGTTTTGTCACCATGAAAGACAGCCGACACCTGGACCCTAGTATGATCGAAGAACAGAGGAAAAAACTACAGGAGATGGTCTCCTCCATCCAGGCCTCCATGGACAGGCACCTGAGGGAGCAGAGCAATGCAGGGGAAGGCATTGGGGGCCCTGCAGAGAGGACAAGTGGGGCTAAGATGAGTGCTTCCCAATCTGCCCCTGGGGCAGGCGTCAAGGAGGCCTCTTCTATGGACGTATCTACTGCTGGTGCTCATGGCACATCAGTGGAGGCAGGGAACAAGCCTGATGGAAAGGATACAGGGTCAGAGGAGCTGGAGGAAATGGATAGCCAGGATGCAGAGCATACCAATGCCTTGGAGCCAATGGATCATTCCTGA